TCTTCATTATCTAAGTGGCTAAACCTTCATTGTTCTAGAGAgtcttttttacctttttttgtgGCTCTCTACAGCATCAAAGCTTTGATTAGCCTCTTAGATATCTAGGATTTGATTCATCAAAACCTTGTATCTCCTTGTGTtattttgattaatgaaaattcacatacttatcaaaaaaaaataaaaaattatgtgaaTTTTCGATTGCTCCCACTTGGGAATTTCATGTATCAAAAATCATATCTCCACTATACATATTAGACATTTACTATGTTCCATTTACGTTTTAAAGTGAAACCATATTCAATTTTGCTAAAACCTAAAAAGCCCAAGAGTTGTAACCAATTTTTGAACTAATAATACCGTACGATCCTTAAATAGAATAAAAGAGTCAAAATAAGTTTATTATATGATACTAAAGTTGTTGCGTATCTTACACCATATGGAAATCATAGTTCCTCAGATACCAAaagtaaacataattttaaaccgACTGATAACGTTCAGAGAAAAGAGGTTTGGTCTAATAATTAATACCATAGTAGTTGTTGTTGTGTCTGCACACCAGATACATCACTTGAAACCATCAACTGTAGACACCTGTTACAAACCTCAGACCAGTTAGGAAAATATTCAAGGATAATAATGGAATATCGAATCACTTGTTTTAGAAACATACTTACCAAAGGATAAACAATTTCAGAAAACAGACTTTGGTTTTGGCAGCCAACACGGCTACAAGCCCTACTTATCTTCGCGAATCCTCCATCTCCCCAAGTAGTGCCCCATGAATTTTGTATTATCCAATAATGATTACCATTTAAGCTGTTGTAGCCCACCAGTAAAACCACGTGATCACCTCTAGGTTTCTTAGACGTTTTCGGTCCATAGTAAATCCCCTAAAATTTACACACACgcaaacataattaatattaatgtttaaCATATCAATTGAACAATTGATTAAACAATACATAACTTACTTCTCCAATATGAGATCTTAACTCATCTGTAGCTTGTAAACTCACTATTACAGGACCAGTATCCACTAATTTGATCAACTCTTCTTCGTTGACCTCTGTAATTGACACCAGATCCTCAATCTTCAAAACAGGTACTTCTTTTctctagcaaaaaaaaaacagttaaatacaaaaaacttaattgtTAAGATATATAAATCATCTTACCATTATCTTTCTAGCGCATGGATCCTTTTTGTTTGTCCTCTTTGCGCATTCACAATCTTCTTTCCGAATTACACCTTCATTTTTCAAAAAGCTTCTTATTTCCTTAAAGTTCTTGACAGCTCCTTGGGCCTTCTTTTTTTCGATGCTGTCAAAAAGGTGTTTATCCGAAAGTGAAATATCCAAGCCAAACAGGATTTTCACTCTTGCTTCTAGAGATTTGTTGGTGCTGTGAACCCAACATGTttctgtataaaaatattaaaacatttggGGTGTATATGATTCACTtactttattataattatacatACGGACATTGCGTATTTTAAGTATGAGATAAAAGATATATACCCTTGTTTCCTTGGTTAGTAACCTCCTTATAAACAGCACCTTCAGTTTTACTCCAATCTCTTGAGTAGTATTTAGCACCTCTAACAtcctaaaaacatatatattttgataaataacaGCATAACATTAGgggttgataaaaaaaacagcATAACAATAGGggagtttaataaaaattgaaaagatagaaatataattaaacGAAAATAATCACTTACAGGTGGATAGTGTGGATCACAGCTTGTCAAGCgcttaataaaaataaaatcttatgtTAATAAGAATACATAATTCCAGAAAATGATTGTTTAAAACAGTGTTAGAGATTTACCACGGTATTTGCAGTAACATTTTCCACTTTGGATTTCTTTTTCCCTCCTTTTGATTTTTTGTCGTTGCTTCCACCATACTGTTGACTATCCCCTTCCATGAcctaatttaaacaaaaataataataatattagaacCTTTAAATATGAACACTGAGTTCAAAAGAGgagaaaacaaaatcattttttcggtgagaaaaatctaagaaaagaaacgaagaaaataaatgaaacaaaacatTAGCGGTTTTCTCAAAAACCTTTAAACATTAACGTTgagttcaaaaaaagaaaagaaaactaaatcaAATCAGTTTTCTTTGTGATAAACCAGGAAAAGAGATGACGAACATAAATCAAACAAAGCATAAGTGGGTTTtcccaaaataaatttaaacatgAACTTTGAGTTCttcaaaagagaagaaaaccACTTTGTGAGAATCCAAGAAAATAAAGGAACGAACATAAATACATTTATTGAAGTGGAGATGACACCGGTGTtcttagaaaaggaaaaaagggACAAAAGAAATACTTActtgagtaaaaaaaaaaaaaaaaaaaaaaaaaaaaaaaaaaaaaaaaaaaaaaggcgatGGTTTTGTTAGAAAGATCAGAAATCAAAATAAGGATTTTCGCTAGAGAATACTGGGTTTCTGAGAAAGATGAGAAAGAAAATAGGGATCTTCTCTCCTGGTTAATAGATGAGAGAGACCCAGAGTATGTGACACTGCActgtatcatatatatttatctgTGTACTGTTGGTCATCCATCatacaagaagaaaaagattgttttttgttcaataaatgtaatttttttacataGTCCTATATTATGATCTTAATTACTCTAAAGAATAcggaataaatatttttaatgaccCATATACGTATGCTACTACTATTTAATTTAGTGAGattaaaaactcaaaaagtTGTAAAATGATAGaactaattaatattattaattaggtGTTCTcatgtttttatatttgaatGCATCAAACATATAATCACTAGCTGCAACATTCATACATTTATGATTAATTCTGTCATCCATTAGACCAAAAAAATTCTGTCATCCATGTTATAGACTTTCCTATTTATATTTCTGTTGAATATTTTaaccatttaaattttaattagtaCTCAAAATTTAACCCTTCAACATAAAATAACGTTATAAATTGTCATGTgatcttttaatttattatgtgCATGGATGGTCCCATGTGATACGATGTTATTTAGGGCACAAGGATTAAtgagttaaaatattatttccagTAAAATAGTTTCGAAAAGAAAAGGACATATTATCCACATATGGTGCAGCCATATACATGTGTATTGTCACCATATGCATAAAATGTaggtattcttttttttttcctaagtaAAAATGTAGGTATTCTCTCATATGGAATACCATATCAATGTTTATCATTTGGTATTGACGTTTTTGTTACTTTAAACTCCAGAGTCAATTTATATGCGTAGTACTGTATCTGTATATTGTGGTTCATTTATCGcacatgacttttttttttttgtaaactcgcACATGACTTATGTGtgtgatttaaaaatacatcatgCTCGTCCATCCGATAACATGCTGATTTGAAAGTTCACAGAAAATAAAACGCATTACTTATCTACGAAAGTACTACGGTGACTAAAGATAAAATGATTATCGAAATTATATGATAGTCCACAATTTTGCTGACACTAATCAAATGATAGTTTTTGGGgtatttcaataatttaatgGGTATCTGTCCGATTATATGTAAATTTGGATATGCTTATTACTTACAGATTTGTAgaacctaaaaaaaaatatatcaaaagttTGTTTAAAGTTGACGTACAAAAATAGTTCCCCCAAAACAAAATACAATCAAACTAGAGTATAGAAATAATCCAGAATATGATcatcaagttttctttttgttcactTGTAAATGTAGTAAAAACTTTCCTACAATCTACATTTAGGAAAATGCTTGTTTACTTGCCATCTTCAGATAATTTCTTTGTGCCCCCTATAATCATAATTTATATCAATATAAAACCTCTTCTCATTCTCAACTTAAACAGCAGCTTAAgccatttattttcttattaatgttcaattaattattatacattattattatataatattgataatacaataaatattattataaactacattgaaatctttttaaattaataatgttgcgcactaaaactatttttttattattaatttattaatataataattaaacaaaaaactcaatttgaaactagaaaattatattattttatagagatttttagtgtatattaatttatagagtattaatttaaagaggttatactgtatTGATAAATAGTTTCATAACATCATTTAGTCTATCAGTAGTACATGCATGGTTCCGTTGTGGATTCGATGTTGTTTAGGGCACAATATATAGTGATATTAGTTTCCAATAAAAGACGTTTCTAAAAGAGAGACaaatatttgaacaaaaaagaaataaaaaagcgAGAGACAAATTATAACTGCAGCTGCCACCTCAAAAGGTAATCTTGATCCCCATATGGGACCATATACATAAATAAGTATACTCTGACAGGGATATTAAACTATCAATGCCTGATTTTTCTTTATGTATTATCGATTCTTGTTACCTTAATTCctgatttttttgtcaacctaaTTCCTGAATTATTGCTCAAAATACTAGTTACGTTTtcaattttaactaaaatcatcTAGTATCTTCATTACTTAGACATTTTGGATTATAACACACTTACTTTTTAAATAACACACTTACTTTTTAAATACATATGCTGTATTACCATGGCCCATGGGCAGAGCAAAGAATGCTTTACTGACACGAGCCTGCCCAGAGACAAGCGTATGTAACCAATGACTGTCaataaaacgttaatatataaagttatatatagtaatatatattcgtttgaccaaaaaagtaaatatgtattcaaaatcTTAAATCGGTTCTTGAGAAGTTATAACCCAATCAATCACGTCAGATTATGTGtgctaattacaaaataaataatgtttCCAAAGATTCACAAAACAAGAAATTCACCAGTAAGGAAACTTTATGTTCCTACTTTCTAATTtgatcataatattttaaaaagccAAACAAAAGCGTATATCCCTTGAATTCTATCAGTATAAATACCGGTCTTTCATATAATAAAAGTCTCTAATTGCTAAACAAGTTCATAAACATATATAGCATATATATGTCTCATAAAACTGAGGAGTGAGGAGCTCATATAATGGCTAAACACACTACTAATGACATCTTcaaccctactccatttttAACTCTCAATTATGGAGTAAAATCTTCTTCAACCCCACTCTATATTCAACTCCAAAATGAAGTAATGACTAGGGTTACTCCATTTATAAAGTAATCTTActcattactccattttggagttgaattttttatatttatgaaatagtccttttaatctttaatgtttttatttcatacttaaaataatataataacatgaaaaaatataatactccgcaaaatattactttatagtttacataaaatatgcataaactcataaaagtcaaaactaagaataaatgatataaaataaatataatataaataattaatttaataattaatttggtaaatTGTTTTTGGAACTACCAAAATCGATGAAGTATTATTCAAACGGAAAAGATGAGTTTTTTAATCTTGTGGgtcaaaattttgattgataATATTTGTACTTATTGAACTTGATATATGCACAAACAATAAGACCCAATACATAattcaaattacaaaacaaaactttgttttttatttatgttcttttaatgcatataaatatttttgaattagaaAAATTCCATATGATAAAATATGCACGGATTGAAATTGGAAGATAATATCTAGTTGtaatttaatgataaatattgaatttaaatagaatatattactatggaaattttgtaaacataaaatagttaggtttattgttaaatttttataagttgaAGGTACTACTAACAATTATTaactaaatgaaaaaataaatattttgtttgaagtaaaaaatagagtaatacattagagtaaaacccaactccattttggagttacaccattttagagtaaaatttagagtaatacattggagatgctctaaacgGCTCAaaccatttatttttgttaatagtaTTCAATATCAAATAACATCACAAACTGTTGATGAATAGTTTATGTGATCATTTAACTTAGTATGTGCATGGTCCCATTCATGTTGTTTAGGGTACAGGAACTCCTGTGTTAGAAAAAAACCTTTTGTCCAATAAAATGATTTGTATAGAAGAGAAGGACAATTTTATCCACATAGGTACACCATAGAATGTATATTGTCACCATTTATATAAGCATGCACTCATGAGGAGCATCATATCGATGTCTGATCATTTTATGGTCTACTTTTGTTACTTGAATTCTTGAATCAGTTTTATTGCATGGTGGGTATATTTCTATGGTTTATTAATCGCACATGATTTGTgtgtgtgatttttaaaaatatataatactagttTATCAAACAACGTGATAATTTGAAAACTCATAGAAAGTAGAACGCACCGTGCCTAAAAGATAAAATGTCTAATTGGAATGATGTTATAGGTCATGATTTACTGAAACCCATCAACATGTATATATAGACTTGGCCAAAATCAGTATATTTTGGGGTATTTTAGTAATATACTGAGTATCTTTCGGATTTGCTACTTAATTGATTTGTCgaaatttaaactatttaatcgatgtatatatagatattttgtTGGGATAATTTGTAAATTACTCCATTAAtagtttgaaatttgaaaagtacaccatctattttattttttgaaaactacactttcCTAAATATGAATTGACATTTTTACCCAGATTAGAATTCAttaattgaaatataaattcgaaattaataagaataatattattataattatttatgtttaagatAAATATGTGTGTtgagataaatattttattttaccatttaaaattttacaagaTAAGAATATGATATAATAACAGAACGTCAGAATTATATTGAAACTATAATCATGgaaacaaaaatcatttaaatttcCATAGCAACATACGAAAGTAACATGTTGTAGTCGTTTATGTTGTTGTTATTAATTTGAATTGGAAGGAAATAAGCAGTGTCTTGTGGAGGAAGCAACATCATGTTTAAACAATGATGTTTTGGAAAGTTTCCTGCTTATACAGCCATATCTATGCATCTTCATGGTACCATTCTACAAACATTACAGCAAAAGGCTgagaaaaaaggaaactaacTCCAGCAATTCATAGTCCATCAAGCCGCATAAACGACACTTACGTCGAACTTGAACAAAAGTGGAGTTCTTCAAAGGTATACGTTgttattgatagaaagaaaaccaataaatgaaatcataaaacgaaaaattaagttctcatgaaataaaaaaaattattcaatgaaaataaaactaaaatctaaaaatttcaaGCCTCAACCGCCACtttcaaccatcaaccttcatgtagtAGATAGTTATTGTAGATGTTTAATAATATCTTAGTGTTTTTGGCTACATAtcaggaattgagatcatgtttggtacaagttcttttttgacattttgaatgtttcgggttctatcggatatccatttaatttcgggttcggttcggataatactcataacccgaaataccataaaacaagatccattcggtatttatgtcgggttcagatcggttcggattcatttttatcggatcggattcggttcggattttcgggttcggtttttttgcccagccctataGAAGAACATCTATCTCTCCAGAACTTATTGATCTGTTCATCACCAGGCTTTCTTGAAAAGCGGAGTCCATTCTGCCAATATCTAAAGcatctttcttttctcttataTCTTATGGAATTCTCATGTCTTGCTTTGAATTCTCTTTCGAAAGTTcatagacaaaaaaaacacagGTTTCCTACTTGCCTCCACTCAGCCAAATCACACAGCAAAACCCACAATTGTCTTTGCTTCTACTCGCGCAGAGAGAAGCATCAAGTGAAATAGTCATAGTGTTGACTTATCGGGTGTGACCAGCAAGAGTCGACCTAAGCCAACAGTTCGAGACGTTCTGCACTTATACGATTTTGTATAGACTAGCGTTAACGTTGTATCACCAAAACTCATAGTTGAGACGTTCTAAATCATTACCCAACCTATCTATACCAAAATCTTCATGAACCATCTGAACTATATCTTCAAACTTCAAAccttttttaatgttatataatTTTCC
Above is a window of Brassica napus cultivar Da-Ae chromosome A10, Da-Ae, whole genome shotgun sequence DNA encoding:
- the LOC125578982 gene encoding oryzain alpha chain-like, which gives rise to MEGDSQQYGGSNDKKSKGGKKKSKVENVTANTVDVRGAKYYSRDWSKTEGAVYKEVTNQGNKGVIRKEDCECAKRTNKKDPCARKIMRKEVPVLKIEDLVSITEVNEEELIKLVDTGPVIVSLQATDELRSHIGEGIYYGPKTSKKPRGDHVVLLVGYNSLNGNHYWIIQNSWGTTWGDGGFAKISRACSRVGCQNQSLFSEIVYPLVSTVDGFK